The sequence TATTGATGAGTTTTATAAATACACAAATGATATAGAAGAAGATGAAGAAGTGTTACTAGAAGTATTGAGAGAGGTAAGGGATATAGAGCTTATAAATGATTTAATAAGTGCGATTAACATCCAATTTTCAAACATTAAAAACGTGTTACTAAATAATCAAATACGAAATTGTATTCTCATTGCTGGAAAATTCAAAGGAACATGGGATAATCTAGATGAAATTTTTGAAATTTATTCAGATAATGATAATATCCCAGATAAATATGCTGATTTCGAAAGTTTGATCACTGGTTTTTTTGAACTTAACTATGTAGAATTAAGTAAAACGAAATGGCAAAGTTCCGATAGAAATTTAAGGAACATGCATTACATATTGACGAGTCGAAGAGTATCTAATAGTAGTCTAGAACAAACGTTAGATAGCATTCCAATTCGCTTGAACATTTCAAGTAGCTTATTTGATGAAATTGATTTTAAAAGATTAGAGATGCTTATACTGAATAACAAATTAAATCTTACTGTCGATGTTATAAACAAGCTTATCCTTAATGAAAAATACGAATTGGCTTCTAAAGTAGTGATGCCTAATATAAATAGGTTTATTAAAGAAATAGCAGTATATGATATTAATGAGGAATTGATTAACGCCTGTGTTTTGAATGAGGACGCAACAGAAGCGGATAAATTGCTACTTCTAAATAGTATTGAAATAAGTTTAATAAGTAACAATTCTATAAAATATTTTATAGAGAGAGTAAATCCAAGAGATATCCATAAATACAATGAAGAGCTAATTAAGGAGTATTTTAAATTTCAGAAATCTGAAAATAACATATTAATCGGTATAAAAGATTTACTCATAAATAATATTCCTATCAATAACTTCACTTTTGTAAGTGAAGTAGGCGAAATAGCAAAAATAGGAGATACTAGATTAAAGTATGCAAAAATCACTAAATCAAAAATTGGATTAGAAGTAGCTGAATTGCTAGCTAAAAACGATGTAATTATACGGTATAAAGAGTTCCAGTCTTTTATAAGGTTAGTAAATAATCAATCTAATTAAAAAAAACAACGCACCATCAAAGGGAACTGACCTAGTTCCAAGGTACGTTGTTTTTTTTTAATTAGATTGACGCTTACGTTTATTTCGTATGACAAATAGTGTTCCAATTATCACTGCACTAATACCTAAAATAATAGTACTCATTGGTGATTCGACGCCTGTACCAGGAAGTTTCGAATCTGCAGAGTCTTTTGTTTGAGTAGGGTTATTAGGATCCACTGGATCAATTGGTTTAATTGAATCGATTGATTTCGTTTTTTCTAACGCTCTTATAGCATCATGGAGTTCAATCATGATTGCATCAATAACATGTTGACTATCAGCATCTTGATTTTCTAACATCGTAATTGCATTTTTAAGGATGGATTCAAATTTAGTCCAACTTTCCTCAGTATATTCATCTTTTTTAAGAGTTTTGGATGTTTCAACTAATGCTTGTAAGGCATCATAATTTACATCTTTCTCTGAGGTAAGTTCAAGATTACTCATTGCTTTCGTTAATGTTTGAACCATTTCATCAATAGATAATTGAATAGCTTCTTCATTATCATAAAGTTCTTTTGCACTTATAAGGACTGTTTCAAACTCTTTCCAACTTAATTTAGTATATAATTCTGGTTTTAGTTCTGAACCTTGTTCAATAAGAGTTTTTAAGTGTGTCTTATCTGCAGTAATAATTTTTTTACCATAGTTTAAAGCATAAGTTCCAAGCTCATGAGTCTTGAATACAAGTGCATCATCTACGTACTCAGCATTGACTGGTGTCCATGTTCCATCTGCTTGTAGATGGAGTAGTTCAGTCGCTGGTTGCGATGCTTTCATGAAAATAAATTGACGAGTCGAACGTGTTGGAATTGTTACAGTAACTTCACCATTAAGTGGTTTCACTTCAATACCGTTACGTACAAGACTCATATTGTAAATATCTACATCAATCATTTTTTCTTCAAATTCTTTTTTGAGTGCTTCATCTTTAGTTACATTAAGTATATCTGTGTCTTCAATAACATTTGAAAGACCAGTCATACTTATATTAAATTCTTTGTTCTCTAATGTGACTTCGTAAGGTGGTACTACTTTCTCAATGCGAACATTATCTAATACAACATCTTTGTAACTTCTAAAGTTTGCTTCTTTATTCGAGGAATCTTGAAGATTAGAAGATGCGTTTGTTGAATTGATACCAAACCATATTTGTCTAGACTCTGATTTTGCTTTGTAATCAAATGAAACTTTGTATGTTTTTCCAACCTTAAAGCAGAAATTTTAAGTGAATGTTTGATGAAAAAAAGTTTCAAGTTATGTTAAACCGTTTGTTTTCAAAGTCCAATCTCTATCAGTTACATCTGAGATTTTCTTACTGTTCCAACCGCATTGAATGTATGGTTCACGCTTTTCAGATAAATTAGCTCTGTTATGTTCAACACTTTAAATATTACCATCACGAAAAAGTAAATACCTTAGGCGCTGTTTTTTTAAGTATTGGAAGAATAAATTTTCTTTTATATGAGGATTATCCATAGGAATATTTTTTCATGTTCGGAATCAATCATTATAGTTGCCTTATATATTATCCATGCTATATTAATGTTAGGTTTTGGTATTTAAAAACCTAATTATGGACAATATTTTTTTATTTAAGAAAGTAAAACAATATGTTCACAATTCTAATGTATCTGGTGAATATAGGAAGGAGTATTTAAGTACTAAACAGCTACATTTCTGAGATAAATAATTTATCAACTTTTTGTTTTACAATTGTTGACTATGAGTGAATCCAAACCTACGTCGAAATGAATCATAACATTAAGAGGAGATAATATTAGATTATGTACAAAAAAAATAATAGAATACTAATTGTGTTTTTGCTTATATTTTCATTTGTAATAACTTCCGTATCAATTTATGGGGATCATACACCAAAATCGGGGAGAGATATCAAACTGCTTTTATTAGAAAAAAATTCAAATTTGTTTACAAACACAGAGGTCAACATTAAGAATAATTCTGGTGAAATACTCGATAAATATACTGAAGATAGTTATTTAGAAATAAATATGAATTGGTCAATACCCGAAGAATTAGAGGGGAAGTTGCAACAAGGTGATTTTTATGATTTAGATATACCTAATAATTTGACGGATATATCTATTCATAAATCCGAGAATATACAACTTAATAAAGATACGATTCGAATCTATATTGATACTAATCTTTCGGGTTATTTAAAATTTAATGCTAAATTAAAAGATTCGGATTTTCAAGAAGAAATAATAGAATTTAAAGATGCGATTACAACTCAAAGTATTGTTATCACGCGTAAAGAGGTCTCGGATTTAGGTGCAAGCTCAGAAAACAGTGCTGTCAAGGATTCAGTAAGTGAAGATGATACTCATTTACAGAGCGTAGCGCAATTTTCGAAACCGAGTTCAATTGCAGTATCACGCTTCAAAGTTTATACAGAACCAACCAAAACTACATACTTGTCTGGAGAAGAAATAGTTTTTTATGTGGGTGTTTCTCTTACCGATGAAAGTTCTACATTGTCCAATGCACATCTAAGTGTAAGAATCCCCAAAAAAAATATTGTAAAATCAACCCTATCAGCTTCCGATATTTCTAGTCAACTGAATAAAAAAATTAGTGAAATTGATGATTATTATATAATTGATTATGAATTAAAACCTCTGGGAGCCGGAGCAAGTTTAGACATTCCTTTCAAGTTTGAAACACATAACGGTGAAACTCCAAATGGATTTGCCATCTCGGTTGAAGCATCAATATCAAAAGATGACAACGATATGTTATCTTCCGATGCATTAGATTTTACCATTAATACAAATAAGCCGAAGATTGAAAAATTCATATATAACGGAAATTTCAAAACTAATAAAGACATGAATACTGTTCTTGCAGGATACGAAAAAAATAAAGAGCAAACAATGCTTTCCGAGTCTCTAACGGATTTAGAATATGTTCGCTTCAGCTATTCACTGTCCACAGGTGACTCTGCAGAGTCAGCTGGTTCAAGACTCTATGATCACGTTGTGATCGAAGATAAAATTCCTGATGATGCCGTCTTTGTCGCTGAAGATAATAAAGGCTGGACTTTTGATGAAAAAAATCGGATAGCAAAATACGTGTTCGAAAGTGAACAAGGTGTACATCTTGTTCCCAACTTGTTTTTAGATAAGGTATTCTTGAAGTTGAAATTTCCTAATGCCAAGGTTGGGGTCACACGAATTAATAATGTTACTGCAACATCGACACCCAAAAATATGGATAGTTTAGAGAGTCCTGATATTGTTTCAGACGATATTAAATTCGTATTGAAAGCAAGACCAAAAACACTTATAAACGGTTCCAAATCTATATCATATTCTGAATTTTATGATTATCAAAAAGATAGAGAAAAAGTATTTACTTGGAACTTGACAGCGAGTAATGCGATTGGTGGAGAGGAGCAGTTTGTGACCCTTGGTAGTCTTGAAATAAAAGATTATGGTCTAGATGAGCGACTCAAATATACGGAATTAAAAATTCCTAAACAAGAATATTTTAAAGGCACTTTATCTATAATCGCTTTGATGAAAGATGGAAATCGAATTATTTTAGGAAATGATTTATCGACAGAAAATGATCAATCATTTAAGCTTAATGAAGAAACTGTATCAATATCGATTTTAACTTCTGAAGATAGTGTTATCGAAAATAGTAAATCATTAAAAGTGTACATCGATACGATGCTTAGAGACACAGAACTGGATGTAGTGCCAGATAATGTGGTGGTGACATACTTAGAAAATAAAGCAGACTTCAACATAAGCACAAAAGAGGGACAAACTGAAACTAATTCAGTGCGATCCACCATACGCTTTTATAAAGTACGTCCAAGTGTTACATTAAATAAAAAAATCGAAAATTCAAAAAAAGATTATTTTATGGATGATTTAATAAAATACTCGTTGAGTTTAGACTTTAACAATTTTTTAGGTGATTCTAACTACATTGATGGAACTAAAATTGTCGATATTTTGCCGATTGGAAACGATTATATTAATGGGTCATCAAACGTGAAAATTGCTTCAAACGTATCAAGTAATATAAAATCACATGTTAATGATCCAGAAATCATCCATAACTATAAGGAATCTGGTCAGACGGCATTAGTATGGGATTTAGGAAAACTAGAATATAAAGGGAATAATAGCATGGGTTACATGCGTGGTTCTGTTATCGTTAGTTACTCTACACGCTTAACTAGTTTTGCGAGTCAAGGTCAGAACAAAAATGAAGCATACCTTTCATGGGTAAATTCGGATATTGTTAAAGCTGCAGGTGAAACGCAAAAAGATTTATACGATCTAAATAACAATGGTGATTATGAAGAGTTGATAAGTAAATCGAACGTTCAATTTAACTATGTACCACCACGTGAACTTTTAATTCGCAAAGAAGTTAAGGGCTCATTAGATTCGCGTTATCTGTTGCCACCAAGTAAAGGATTGAGTGAACTTGATACTCTTGTGAGCTATCGTTTTAGAATGGATAATTATTCAATTACAGATATCAAAACACTGTCATTTATTGACTTAATTCCAGATTTGAACGATAAAACAGCGAGTGAAGATGTGACTCAAGGATCAAAGCGAATTCCTAGAAATTCTAATTTTAAATTAATGCTTAGTGGACATATCACTCTTCCCGAAGGGTTGAATGTATACTACACGACAGATACTATCCCTGATGACATTAGAGATTTCTATAAAAATGCGATATGGCAATCTCATTTAGACGACTATCAATCTGCTACTGCATTTAAAATAGAATTAGAGAATGGATTTGTATTCGAAAGTGGAAAAGGCTTTGCATTTGATATAGATTTCAAGGTGCCCAATAATCTTAAATTAAATGATGGAGACAAGGCAGTGAACTCATTTGGTGTGTCTACATCTTCAAATCTCGATTTTTTCGAGTCAAATATTTCCACTCTGGAAATTGTCAAATATGCGGTGACTGGAACGGTATTTGACGATTTTAACGAAGACGGAGTTTTTGACAAAACAATTGATGACACGATTGCAAAGCATCGTGTTCGGCTAGTCGATCAAGATGGAAACGAGGTTGTAGATAAAGATGGGAAACCGTATGAAACTGTTACCGATGAGCATGGAAACTATACGCTTAATGTGTTGCATCAAGGAACTTATCGTGTCAAAATTTTGACACCAGAGGGTTTTGAAATCACAAAAACAGTGGAAGAATCTAACGGTTCTCACCTAGAGAATAACTCATCGCAAATTTCTAAAGAATTTACTCTTAATAGCGATAATCGTAAAGCGATTATCAATGCTGGTTTTTATAAAAAAGATACCTCTGTTGAAGTAGTTAAAGTACTAACTAATCATCAGGGCGATATTATCAAAAAAGAACAGAGTTTTGAGTTCCTAGTTCACATTGAAAACAAAAATGATGGATTAGATTCAATGATACCTTATTCAGGTAACGGAGCTATCTTACAAGAAGATTCCGAAAATAGAGTGAGTGTGATTCAAATCAAGGATGGTAAAGTTCAAATACCGGCTAATCATAAACTAATTATTAGTGGACTGCCTAAATTTAGCAAGTTGACAATTGTTGAACAAAACTCTGGTAAGTATGATGTAGAAGGAGGAATTATTGATACAATAACGGACAAAACGCATAAGTCTTTCACAGTTATCAACACATTGAAGAACGAAAAAACGAGCGTCACCGCACAAAAGGTATGGCTTGGTGGACCAATTATTAAACCGGATGTAAGTCTACAACTTTATCGAAACGGTAGTCCGTATCTTACACCAATTATTCTTCAAAATGGCAACACAGAATACACATGGGATAACCTAGATAAAACTGATCTTGAAGGTAATGTTTACAGTTATACTATTGATGAACTTAATGTTCCTGAAGATTATGCTAAGACCGTTAATGGAACTACGATCACAAATACTTATCTTCAAAAATTTAAAGATATTGAAGTTACAAAAGAATGGATTGGAGGACCTAAGGATAAACCAACGGTAAAAATCAACTTATTTGCGAACGGAATTATAGTAGGAGAAACAGCAATTCTCGAAAGTGGTTCTTCTAATTATATATGGAAAGATATGCCGGTAACTGATTTATTAGGGAACCCAATTTCGTATACAGTAGATGAGATTAATGTACCGCATGATTATAGTAAACATGTAGATGAATTTAAGATAACTAATACATATACTCCTGGAAAGCAATCAGTTCAAGTACAAAAAGTATGGGTTGGTGGTCCAAAAGAGAAACCAACAATCTCAGTGCAACTATATAGAAATAATATTGAGTTTGGAGAAGTTGTTGAAATGAGTCCGGGTGTGACGACGTATATATGGGAGAATCTCGATGTTGCGGATGAAAACGGTAATACTTATGTATATACTATTGATGAAATTGATGTTCCCAAAAGTTATAAAAAATCAATTCAGGGGACAATTTTAACAAATACGTACGAACCAGAGGTTATTGATCTTGTTATGAATAAAAAATGGATTGGTGGTCCAATAGATAAACCAAGTATAGAAATTGCTTTATTTGCTAATAATAATAAAGTGGGAGAATCTATCTATTTAACTTCCGGAAAAAGCACTTATACTTGGACTAATATGCCATTAACGGATATAAATGGAAATTTAATCCTTTATCATGTCGATGAAATAGAAGTACCATTGGGTTATGTTAAAACAATTAAAGGAATGACAATTACGAATACTTTCATGCGAGAGGATGATATCAACAGTGATACTAATAAACCTGAATCTTCAGATGAAAAACAAAATCATCTACTCAATAAAGATGAAAAACTACCAAGTACAGGGCAACAATCTGTGTATGGTAGAATCGGTTTGATTATATTATTTAGCGGTGTAATGGCATTGTTAATTTCAAACAAAAAGCGAAACAAATAGTTTTTATAGGATTTACTTATAACTATACTACGAAAATATATAACTTCAAATCGAAATGTGTTGTAGATTTTAGTGAAAGTAGTAGGGTTGAGATGAGAATACAAGAAAAGGCCTCATATGAGGCTTTTTTTTAATTCTATAATAATTTAGTTTCTTTTGAACAAACGTATCCTGTGTGATTGCGACAATATGTAGGAGTACTTTAATTTCTTGATGAACTTGAAATCTGGTTTGTATCGGTGTGGAATTAAGTTAATAATGCTGATTAGATGAAACACACATTCATTGAATTGAATGTGTCTCTTATTCAATTAGGTTGATATGAACACTAATTTATATTGTGAAATGGTCATATTTTTAACTCGTTACGGCCTTAATCTTAGCAAGATAACAGTTCAAATATATGAATAAAGAGTTGCAACTCTACTATATCCACGCTAAGAATCAGCCACGGTCCATTGAAGAAATGAAACATGAGATATTTCGCACTCACTTAAAGCAAGAATTTGATATTGCAGGAAAGATCATAGTTTTGAGTACCGACTTTACTTAGTTCAGAGGATGGGATGGTAACTTCCAATACAACTGCATTATTCTAGACCTTTCGCATCGAATCATTGTCGCAACTAAGACAGGTCGGTTGATGTCAAGTGGGATGCTAGAGTAAGATTAGAAACAGCACTGTTATCACAGAAAGAACGACCAAAAGACTTAATTCTTCATAGCGACCAGAGAACCAATTCTCATCGTAGGATTTCACAGAATATTGTTAAAAAATGAAATTACTCAAAGTATGAACAAGGCAGGATGTCCTTATAATAATATAGTGTTGGAACAATTCTCTAGAACTATGAAATTGGAACTTAGCCTCCGATTTTAATTCAGCAACGAGAAGCTGTAATACTATAATATATATTTGGGTGTTATAACCTGATAGACCGCATGCATC is a genomic window of Erysipelothrix amsterdamensis containing:
- a CDS encoding Cna B-type domain-containing protein: MYKKNNRILIVFLLIFSFVITSVSIYGDHTPKSGRDIKLLLLEKNSNLFTNTEVNIKNNSGEILDKYTEDSYLEINMNWSIPEELEGKLQQGDFYDLDIPNNLTDISIHKSENIQLNKDTIRIYIDTNLSGYLKFNAKLKDSDFQEEIIEFKDAITTQSIVITRKEVSDLGASSENSAVKDSVSEDDTHLQSVAQFSKPSSIAVSRFKVYTEPTKTTYLSGEEIVFYVGVSLTDESSTLSNAHLSVRIPKKNIVKSTLSASDISSQLNKKISEIDDYYIIDYELKPLGAGASLDIPFKFETHNGETPNGFAISVEASISKDDNDMLSSDALDFTINTNKPKIEKFIYNGNFKTNKDMNTVLAGYEKNKEQTMLSESLTDLEYVRFSYSLSTGDSAESAGSRLYDHVVIEDKIPDDAVFVAEDNKGWTFDEKNRIAKYVFESEQGVHLVPNLFLDKVFLKLKFPNAKVGVTRINNVTATSTPKNMDSLESPDIVSDDIKFVLKARPKTLINGSKSISYSEFYDYQKDREKVFTWNLTASNAIGGEEQFVTLGSLEIKDYGLDERLKYTELKIPKQEYFKGTLSIIALMKDGNRIILGNDLSTENDQSFKLNEETVSISILTSEDSVIENSKSLKVYIDTMLRDTELDVVPDNVVVTYLENKADFNISTKEGQTETNSVRSTIRFYKVRPSVTLNKKIENSKKDYFMDDLIKYSLSLDFNNFLGDSNYIDGTKIVDILPIGNDYINGSSNVKIASNVSSNIKSHVNDPEIIHNYKESGQTALVWDLGKLEYKGNNSMGYMRGSVIVSYSTRLTSFASQGQNKNEAYLSWVNSDIVKAAGETQKDLYDLNNNGDYEELISKSNVQFNYVPPRELLIRKEVKGSLDSRYLLPPSKGLSELDTLVSYRFRMDNYSITDIKTLSFIDLIPDLNDKTASEDVTQGSKRIPRNSNFKLMLSGHITLPEGLNVYYTTDTIPDDIRDFYKNAIWQSHLDDYQSATAFKIELENGFVFESGKGFAFDIDFKVPNNLKLNDGDKAVNSFGVSTSSNLDFFESNISTLEIVKYAVTGTVFDDFNEDGVFDKTIDDTIAKHRVRLVDQDGNEVVDKDGKPYETVTDEHGNYTLNVLHQGTYRVKILTPEGFEITKTVEESNGSHLENNSSQISKEFTLNSDNRKAIINAGFYKKDTSVEVVKVLTNHQGDIIKKEQSFEFLVHIENKNDGLDSMIPYSGNGAILQEDSENRVSVIQIKDGKVQIPANHKLIISGLPKFSKLTIVEQNSGKYDVEGGIIDTITDKTHKSFTVINTLKNEKTSVTAQKVWLGGPIIKPDVSLQLYRNGSPYLTPIILQNGNTEYTWDNLDKTDLEGNVYSYTIDELNVPEDYAKTVNGTTITNTYLQKFKDIEVTKEWIGGPKDKPTVKINLFANGIIVGETAILESGSSNYIWKDMPVTDLLGNPISYTVDEINVPHDYSKHVDEFKITNTYTPGKQSVQVQKVWVGGPKEKPTISVQLYRNNIEFGEVVEMSPGVTTYIWENLDVADENGNTYVYTIDEIDVPKSYKKSIQGTILTNTYEPEVIDLVMNKKWIGGPIDKPSIEIALFANNNKVGESIYLTSGKSTYTWTNMPLTDINGNLILYHVDEIEVPLGYVKTIKGMTITNTFMREDDINSDTNKPESSDEKQNHLLNKDEKLPSTGQQSVYGRIGLIILFSGVMALLISNKKRNK
- a CDS encoding LPXTG cell wall anchor domain-containing protein, whose protein sequence is MTGLSNVIEDTDILNVTKDEALKKEFEEKMIDVDIYNMSLVRNGIEVKPLNGEVTVTIPTRSTRQFIFMKASQPATELLHLQADGTWTPVNAEYVDDALVFKTHELGTYALNYGKKIITADKTHLKTLIEQGSELKPELYTKLSWKEFETVLISAKELYDNEEAIQLSIDEMVQTLTKAMSNLELTSEKDVNYDALQALVETSKTLKKDEYTEESWTKFESILKNAITMLENQDADSQHVIDAIMIELHDAIRALEKTKSIDSIKPIDPVDPNNPTQTKDSADSKLPGTGVESPMSTIILGISAVIIGTLFVIRNKRKRQSN